A DNA window from Microcystis aeruginosa NIES-843 contains the following coding sequences:
- a CDS encoding beta strand repeat-containing protein: MPNNFNWIDATTLNGMLWDNGILSSVASINQIGSLSILGASHKYLYTSLINSGTISQNISGYTLFLNQSANINNSGIYEFQAGEIRNAPNSVGVFNNSGTFRKTSSGLSIVSVPFYNTGTVNVELGTLLLLGGGSSNGGIFNISSGGTLEIKSSSSLTNNTYFLDSNAQINGTGTLMISGGFLELARDWAFPTTTINILWSAGIKSSGTVTNPGSLTIQNSAYLYASLNNTGTITHLILRRSSPGTVSSLSLNQSANINNSGIYEFQSGELDNEIRNAPNSVGVFNNSGTFRKTNAGTAIVSVPFYNTGTVNVELGTLLLLGGGRSNGGIFNISRFGTLELKSAGATLTNNTYLLDSNTQINGTGTLMISGGFLELDSDWTLPTTTINILRNAGIKSPGTITNAAGLTIQGNAYLYASLNNTGTIVQNLVLSNPSDRLSLNQSANINNSGIYEFQAGEIRNQVDSIGVFNNSGTFRKTSSGLSIVSVPFYNTGTVNVELGTLLLLGGGRSNGGIFNISRFGTLELKSAGATLTNNTYLLDSNTQINGTGTLMISGGFLELDSDWTLPTTTINILRNAGIKSPGTITNAAGLTIQGNAYLYASLNNTGTIVQNLVLSNPSDRLSLNQSANINNSGIYEFQAGEIRNQVDSIGVFNNSGTFRKTSSGLSIVSVPFYNTGTIESVMGTVSFYNSYTHNNANLILKSGNVSFTNPLTINGGNIEGNGNINATITNSGLLNPRYVSNTEFGRLTINGNYTETNNASINIQLGGNTAAVNFDQIDINGTANFDGTLNVSLLNGFTPTLGSTFDVLTYDALNSLSNLDFTGLDINSTLQFLPQWSSNKLTLKVVDKSAPILAIAPTNVVESESHSGTKPFTFTVTRSVNTTGTNNVNWAVTVTGSGSNPANATDFAGGLLPSGVVSFAAGETSKVITVNVQGDTTVEPNETFRVTLSNPTNGATITTATAIGTIQNDDFIGTSGPDTLAGTSGADAMTGLAGNDTYTVNNAGDLVIEALNQGTDTVQAAISYTLPNNVENLLLTGTGNLNGTGNALNNQITGNSGNNNLNGAAGTDTLIGGTGNDSLNGAAGIDTLTGGVGTDIFIFQFSQSTSAALDRVTDFAIGDDKIDLLSQAGGAINAPVAFTRAANSTTTNINTIVTNVFTDANGATAGNQALGTNSAALVRDNSSSTYLIINDGTAGFQSANDLVINLTGLTGAFPALGTIAVNSFFV, translated from the coding sequence ACGGGAACGGTTAATGTTGAGTTAGGAACGTTACTCCTCTTGGGTGGAGGCAGTAGTAATGGTGGGATATTTAACATTAGTAGTGGCGGAACCTTAGAGATTAAATCTTCATCTTCTCTGACTAATAACACTTACTTTCTTGATAGTAATGCCCAAATAAACGGTACGGGAACTCTGATGATTTCAGGTGGGTTTCTAGAACTAGCTAGGGATTGGGCATTTCCGACAACTACTATTAACATCTTATGGAGTGCTGGGATCAAGAGTTCAGGTACAGTTACAAATCCAGGTAGTTTAACAATTCAAAATAGTGCATATCTCTATGCTTCCTTGAACAATACTGGGACTATCACCCATCTTATCCTTAGACGCTCTAGCCCAGGCACTGTCTCTAGCTTATCTCTTAACCAGAGTGCTAATATTAATAATTCTGGTATTTACGAGTTCCAATCAGGAGAGTTGGATAATGAGATTCGTAATGCTCCTAATAGTGTAGGAGTCTTTAACAATTCTGGAACTTTCCGCAAAACTAATGCAGGTACAGCAATAGTTTCTGTTCCTTTTTACAATACGGGAACGGTTAATGTAGAGTTGGGAACGTTGCTCCTCTTGGGTGGAGGTAGAAGTAATGGGGGGATATTTAACATTAGCAGATTCGGAACCTTAGAGCTTAAATCTGCCGGGGCTACTCTGACCAATAACACTTACCTTCTTGATAGTAATACCCAAATAAACGGTACGGGAACTCTGATGATTTCGGGTGGTTTTCTCGAACTAGATAGTGATTGGACTTTACCAACAACTACTATTAATATTTTGCGGAATGCTGGGATTAAGAGTCCAGGTACAATTACAAATGCAGCTGGTTTAACAATTCAAGGTAATGCTTATCTTTATGCTTCCTTGAACAATACCGGGACTATCGTCCAAAATCTTGTCCTTTCCAACCCCAGTGATCGATTATCTCTTAATCAAAGTGCTAATATCAATAATTCCGGCATCTACGAGTTTCAAGCAGGAGAGATTCGTAATCAGGTTGATAGCATAGGAGTCTTTAACAATTCTGGAACTTTCCGTAAAACCAGTTCAGGTTTGTCCATAGTTTCTGTTCCTTTTTACAATACGGGAACGGTTAATGTAGAGTTGGGAACGTTGCTCCTCTTGGGTGGAGGTAGAAGTAATGGGGGGATATTTAACATTAGCAGATTCGGAACCTTAGAGCTTAAATCTGCCGGGGCTACTCTGACCAATAACACTTACCTTCTTGATAGTAATACCCAAATAAACGGTACGGGAACTCTGATGATTTCGGGTGGTTTTCTCGAACTAGATAGTGATTGGACTTTACCAACAACTACTATTAATATTTTGCGGAATGCTGGGATTAAGAGTCCAGGTACAATTACAAATGCAGCTGGTTTAACAATTCAAGGTAATGCTTATCTTTATGCTTCCTTGAACAATACCGGGACTATCGTCCAAAATCTTGTCCTTTCCAATCCCAGTGATCGATTATCTCTTAATCAAAGTGCTAATATCAATAATTCCGGCATCTACGAGTTTCAAGCAGGAGAGATTCGTAATCAGGTTGATAGCATAGGAGTCTTTAACAATTCTGGAACTTTCCGTAAAACCAGTTCAGGTTTGTCCATAGTTTCTGTTCCTTTTTACAATACGGGAACAATAGAATCTGTGATGGGAACAGTTAGCTTTTATAATAGTTACACTCACAACAATGCTAACTTAATTCTCAAAAGTGGTAATGTCAGTTTTACTAACCCCTTAACGATTAATGGCGGAAATATAGAAGGAAATGGTAACATTAATGCCACAATCACCAATTCTGGATTACTCAATCCCCGTTATGTCAGTAATACGGAATTTGGTCGTCTGACTATCAATGGTAACTATACCGAAACCAATAATGCAAGTATTAATATTCAACTAGGTGGTAACACAGCAGCAGTCAATTTTGACCAAATTGATATTAACGGCACTGCCAATTTTGATGGTACTTTGAATGTCAGTCTTTTAAATGGCTTTACTCCTACTCTTGGCAGCACCTTTGATGTTTTAACCTATGATGCTCTAAACTCCCTCTCTAATCTTGATTTTACTGGTTTAGATATTAATTCAACTCTCCAGTTTTTACCACAATGGTCTAGCAATAAACTAACACTGAAAGTTGTTGATAAATCAGCCCCAATTTTAGCGATCGCTCCTACTAATGTAGTGGAATCAGAAAGTCACTCAGGTACAAAACCCTTCACTTTCACCGTTACTCGTTCGGTTAATACCACCGGAACCAATAACGTCAACTGGGCAGTTACAGTTACCGGCAGCGGCAGCAATCCTGCCAATGCCACTGATTTTGCTGGGGGATTGTTACCCAGTGGGGTAGTAAGTTTTGCAGCGGGAGAAACCAGTAAAGTGATTACTGTTAACGTTCAGGGAGATACAACAGTAGAACCGAACGAAACCTTCCGCGTTACCCTCTCCAATCCCACCAACGGCGCTACTATTACCACCGCTACGGCTATTGGCACTATCCAAAATGATGACTTTATCGGTACTTCTGGTCCGGACACCCTTGCGGGAACCTCTGGAGCAGATGCCATGACTGGGTTAGCCGGAAACGATACTTATACGGTGAATAACGCTGGGGATTTGGTGATTGAAGCTCTCAACCAGGGAACCGATACCGTGCAAGCTGCCATTTCCTATACCCTCCCTAACAACGTGGAAAATCTCCTCCTCACTGGTACTGGTAATCTTAATGGCACGGGTAATGCCTTAAATAACCAGATTACAGGGAATAGTGGCAATAATAACCTCAATGGTGCTGCTGGAACCGATACCCTAATCGGTGGCACTGGTAACGATAGCCTCAATGGTGCTGCTGGAATCGATACTTTAACCGGTGGGGTGGGGACAGACATCTTCATCTTCCAATTTAGTCAGTCCACCTCGGCAGCCCTAGACCGAGTTACGGATTTTGCTATTGGTGATGATAAAATTGACCTGCTTAGTCAAGCTGGTGGGGCAATTAATGCCCCGGTCGCTTTTACCCGGGCGGCAAATAGCACCACGACCAACATTAACACCATTGTTACTAACGTCTTTACCGATGCTAATGGGGCAACAGCCGGAAATCAAGCTCTCGGAACTAACAGTGCTGCTTTAGTGCGGGACAATAGTTCTTCTACTTACCTAATTATCAACGACGGTACGGCGGGTTTCCAAAGTGCTAATGATTTGGTGATTAATCTGACTGGGTTAACGGGTGCTTTCCCGGCGCTCGGCACTATTGCGGTCAATAGTTTCTTTGTCTAG
- a CDS encoding helix-turn-helix domain-containing protein — protein sequence MTGIMSQLSPLQAEQIKEIGTYLRQKREESGLSIDDIAALTMIRVPMLEALETGNWQKLPELIYVKGFIKRYGDALKIDGKALADRLSPSAEQLAQEVTIPKTLPTKVTPLPKAEPAAPKVEPVKPEKPALETVPQPAKSTFFGMYLWLGLLAGIFCGIGYLFLRPPLSNPPALTPSPSPVVSPAPVVPPAPIASPSPSPQPKVPLSAQVTIEQAAWVRVIADGQKVHEGNLQPGTKQTWTAQKSLNIRSGNAGGVKISLNEKPAQLMGKAGQIGEITLTAPPLSHQ from the coding sequence ATGACTGGAATTATGAGTCAACTCAGTCCCCTACAAGCCGAACAAATCAAGGAAATCGGGACTTATTTACGTCAAAAACGGGAAGAAAGCGGCCTGAGCATAGACGATATCGCCGCCCTGACGATGATTAGAGTACCAATGCTAGAAGCGTTGGAAACGGGGAATTGGCAGAAATTACCAGAATTAATTTATGTCAAGGGATTTATCAAACGCTACGGTGATGCTCTAAAAATTGATGGTAAAGCTTTAGCCGATCGCTTGTCTCCTAGTGCGGAACAATTAGCTCAAGAGGTAACTATCCCGAAAACACTGCCCACAAAAGTTACCCCTCTCCCCAAGGCTGAACCCGCTGCCCCAAAAGTGGAACCGGTGAAACCAGAAAAACCAGCCCTGGAAACTGTCCCCCAACCGGCTAAATCAACCTTTTTCGGGATGTATCTCTGGCTAGGCTTGCTGGCGGGCATATTTTGTGGTATTGGCTATCTTTTCCTCCGTCCCCCTCTCTCTAACCCCCCTGCCCTTACTCCCTCTCCTTCCCCCGTGGTTTCCCCCGCGCCGGTAGTCCCTCCCGCACCGATAGCCTCTCCTTCCCCTTCTCCTCAGCCAAAAGTTCCCCTCTCAGCCCAGGTAACTATTGAACAGGCCGCTTGGGTAAGGGTAATTGCCGATGGCCAAAAAGTCCATGAAGGCAATCTCCAACCCGGTACTAAACAAACTTGGACAGCCCAAAAGAGTTTAAATATTCGATCGGGCAATGCTGGCGGTGTTAAAATCTCTCTTAACGAAAAACCTGCCCAATTAATGGGTAAAGCTGGTCAAATTGGCGAAATCACCCTAACTGCACCTCCTCTCAGTCATCAGTAA
- a CDS encoding MogA/MoaB family molybdenum cofactor biosynthesis protein, with amino-acid sequence MTLIPHPDTAPLNLTCAVVTVSDTRTPETDRSGQIIQELLTRSGHDIGLYLIIPDQPLQIQAILPEISNQNQIKVLILNGGTGIAPRDNTYDALVPLLRITLPGFGELFRYLSYQEIGSRAMASRAIAGVYQNLLVFSLPGSTNAVKLALEKLILPEILHLVKQLNG; translated from the coding sequence ATGACCTTGATTCCCCATCCCGACACCGCCCCCCTTAACCTTACCTGTGCCGTAGTCACGGTGAGCGATACTCGTACCCCAGAGACGGATAGGAGTGGCCAAATAATTCAAGAGTTACTAACTCGATCGGGTCATGATATCGGCCTATACTTAATTATCCCCGATCAACCCTTACAAATTCAAGCAATCTTACCAGAGATTAGTAATCAAAATCAGATAAAAGTCTTAATTCTCAATGGGGGTACGGGTATTGCTCCCAGAGACAATACCTATGATGCTTTAGTACCTTTATTAAGGATTACTTTGCCCGGTTTTGGCGAATTATTTCGTTATCTCAGCTATCAGGAAATTGGCTCCCGTGCCATGGCATCAAGGGCAATAGCTGGGGTTTATCAAAACTTATTAGTCTTTTCTCTCCCCGGTTCCACTAATGCCGTTAAATTAGCCCTAGAAAAACTGATTCTTCCCGAAATTTTACATCTGGTTAAACAGCTGAATGGATAA
- a CDS encoding urease accessory protein UreF has protein sequence MLDQKELLCLLQLASPILPVGAYSYSEGLETLVEKGIISNSASLNDWLERSLCQGSIRLETAVLLRVYRCFCQEDFTKLNYWDNWLSATRETAELRQQSWQMGRSLLNLLRELAPARDNLPEQANYATAFAIGASHWQIGEELAVLGYLHSWASNLINAGLRLIPLGQTLGQSLLIGLQPSLLTATADIISLADENLSSWSWGLSFASMNHETQYSRLFRS, from the coding sequence ATGCTCGATCAAAAAGAACTTTTGTGTTTATTACAATTGGCTAGTCCCATTTTACCCGTGGGGGCCTATAGTTATTCCGAAGGGCTAGAAACCCTCGTCGAAAAGGGGATTATCTCCAATAGTGCCAGCTTAAATGATTGGTTAGAGCGATCGCTTTGTCAAGGCTCGATTCGCTTAGAAACGGCTGTTTTGCTAAGGGTATATCGTTGTTTTTGTCAAGAGGATTTTACAAAACTTAATTATTGGGACAATTGGTTATCGGCAACGCGAGAAACAGCCGAATTAAGACAGCAAAGCTGGCAAATGGGGCGATCGCTGTTAAACTTATTGCGGGAGTTAGCGCCGGCCAGAGATAATCTACCAGAACAGGCTAATTATGCCACCGCTTTTGCGATCGGGGCAAGTCATTGGCAAATTGGCGAAGAATTAGCGGTTTTAGGCTATTTACACAGTTGGGCAAGTAATTTAATCAATGCAGGATTGCGTTTAATTCCCCTAGGGCAAACCCTAGGACAATCCCTTCTGATCGGTTTACAGCCCAGTTTATTAACAGCAACAGCAGATATTATCAGTTTAGCCGATGAAAACCTGAGCAGTTGGAGTTGGGGGCTAAGTTTTGCCAGTATGAACCACGAAACCCAGTATAGTCGTCTATTTCGCAGTTAG
- a CDS encoding glycosyltransferase family 2 protein — translation MFSQSEKIPVSVLIPAKNEESNLPACLESVARADEVFVVDSQSSDRSIEISTNYGANVVQFYFNGRWPKKKNWSLDNLPFRNEWVLIVDCDERITPELWDEIASVIQDPDYNGYYLNRRVFFLGQWIRYGGKYPDWNLRLFKHKSGRYENLNTEDIPNTGDNEVHEHVILDGKVGYLKNDMLHIDFRDIYHWLERHNRYSNWEARVYYNILTGNDESGTIGAHLFGDAVQRKRFLKKIWVKLPFKPLLRFILFYFIRLGFLDGKAGYIYGRLLSQYEYQIGVKLYELRQFGGKLNVNAQANPPVKPSEPQPAEMIK, via the coding sequence ATGTTTAGTCAATCAGAAAAAATTCCCGTTTCGGTGTTGATTCCCGCCAAAAACGAGGAATCTAACCTTCCCGCCTGTTTAGAGAGTGTTGCTAGGGCTGATGAAGTGTTTGTCGTCGATTCCCAAAGTAGCGATCGCTCGATCGAAATATCTACAAACTATGGGGCTAATGTAGTCCAATTTTATTTTAATGGTCGTTGGCCGAAAAAGAAAAACTGGTCCCTCGATAATCTGCCTTTTCGCAATGAATGGGTATTAATCGTCGATTGTGATGAGAGAATCACCCCCGAACTATGGGACGAAATCGCCAGCGTGATCCAAGATCCCGACTATAACGGTTATTATCTCAATCGTCGCGTCTTCTTCCTCGGACAGTGGATCCGTTATGGTGGCAAGTATCCCGACTGGAATCTGCGTTTATTTAAACATAAGTCGGGCAGATACGAGAATTTAAACACGGAAGATATCCCCAACACGGGAGATAACGAGGTTCACGAACACGTTATCCTTGATGGCAAGGTGGGATATCTGAAAAATGATATGCTGCACATCGATTTCCGCGATATCTATCATTGGTTAGAAAGACATAATCGTTATTCCAACTGGGAAGCGCGGGTTTATTACAATATTCTCACGGGTAATGACGAAAGTGGCACGATCGGAGCGCACCTGTTCGGTGATGCGGTGCAGAGGAAACGTTTTTTAAAGAAAATATGGGTAAAATTGCCCTTTAAACCGCTGCTGCGCTTTATTCTCTTTTATTTTATCCGTCTCGGTTTCCTGGATGGCAAAGCTGGTTATATCTACGGTCGTCTTTTGAGTCAGTACGAATACCAAATAGGGGTTAAATTGTACGAATTACGGCAATTTGGCGGTAAATTAAACGTTAATGCCCAGGCTAATCCCCCGGTTAAACCCTCGGAACCTCAACCCGCAGAAATGATTAAATAA
- the hpsU gene encoding hormogonium polysaccharide biosynthesis acetyltransferase HpsU, with amino-acid sequence MSPEIRTDEEAWLDLRTYDQSWFDRGRSNPIILLWWLVQGILFPLSLHQMDSFRCAILRLFGAKIGLGVKIRPTARVTYPWKVAIGDYTWIGDDVVIYSLDNVTIGSHCVISQKCYLCTGSHDPCDRSFSLKTTPILIGNGTWIAADCFLAPGVKIGSNVVIGARSSVFADIPAQKVAWGSPCRPQYDRKMNSYSK; translated from the coding sequence ATGTCCCCAGAAATCCGCACCGATGAGGAAGCGTGGCTAGATCTGCGTACCTACGATCAATCTTGGTTTGATCGCGGTCGTTCTAATCCAATTATCCTACTTTGGTGGTTAGTACAGGGGATTCTTTTCCCCCTTAGTTTGCACCAGATGGACAGCTTTCGCTGCGCTATTTTGCGACTATTCGGGGCTAAAATCGGCCTTGGGGTGAAAATTCGCCCGACGGCAAGGGTTACTTATCCTTGGAAAGTGGCGATCGGCGATTATACTTGGATCGGCGATGATGTGGTGATTTATAGTTTAGATAACGTTACCATCGGCAGTCATTGTGTGATTTCTCAAAAATGTTATCTTTGCACTGGCAGTCACGATCCCTGCGATCGCTCTTTCAGCTTAAAAACCACTCCCATCCTCATTGGTAATGGTACATGGATCGCGGCCGATTGTTTTTTGGCTCCGGGGGTAAAAATTGGCTCTAATGTTGTTATTGGGGCAAGAAGTAGCGTATTTGCTGATATTCCCGCTCAAAAGGTCGCTTGGGGCAGTCCCTGTCGTCCTCAATACGATAGAAAGATGAATTCTTATAGTAAGTAG
- a CDS encoding mechanosensitive ion channel family protein has translation MQFVPLVDINQRYLMLTTPSKARGWMKKIGHTLLIFFVVLLLTLTSPLLGIAQNPTQPENKIDGFPVMLDGKTLFFIRRGVSSFSAEERANAITRRIERIAQNDSIPIENLTIEQIPDDNSLYLSVDQEVILTVTERDAKAYRSTPKVLAQQALQKIQVAIAQYRQDRKPEQLLKNIIYTVIATFAFLIISFAVIKISGKLFPFIRRLIESLTPGIKIGNVEIISSSNISFFWLRVLRIIRLLVLFLLLFNYATFVLRLFPWTRVFGESILGYFYQSLELVLSSIGQYLPNAFIIAIIIFITYYLIGLIKPFFTAIERGNLVIPGFYTDWAKPTYNILLVIIIAIAAIVAFPYLPGFDSPAFRGVSVFLGLLLSLGSTSAIANVIGGIILIYTRAFRIGDHIQVGEVIGDLIEKNFLVIRICTPTNKIITIPNSSLLSSNVINFSISSRELNKNLIIQTTITLGYDLPWRKAHKTLIEAALETEHILKEPAPFVLQTSLDNFYISYQLNAYTNQPNLMVIIYSELHQNIQDKCNEAGIEILSPSYTSLRDGNTTTIPENYLPSDYVAPPFRVQSSDNQENNTF, from the coding sequence ATGCAATTTGTACCACTTGTCGATATTAATCAAAGATATTTAATGCTAACTACACCATCTAAAGCTAGAGGATGGATGAAAAAAATTGGGCATACCTTGCTAATATTTTTTGTAGTTTTACTACTGACTCTAACTTCCCCTCTTTTGGGAATAGCTCAAAATCCGACACAACCGGAAAATAAAATTGACGGCTTTCCAGTTATGTTAGATGGAAAAACTCTCTTTTTTATCCGGCGGGGAGTTTCTTCATTTTCGGCGGAGGAGAGAGCTAACGCTATTACCCGGAGAATTGAAAGAATTGCTCAAAATGATTCTATTCCTATTGAGAACCTGACAATTGAGCAGATTCCTGATGATAACTCACTTTATTTAAGTGTAGATCAAGAAGTGATTCTAACGGTGACGGAGCGAGATGCAAAAGCCTATCGTTCAACGCCGAAGGTTTTAGCTCAACAAGCTTTACAAAAAATTCAGGTTGCTATCGCTCAATATCGCCAAGATCGAAAACCCGAACAACTACTTAAGAACATCATTTATACGGTTATAGCCACCTTTGCTTTCTTGATTATTAGCTTTGCAGTTATCAAAATTTCAGGGAAGCTATTTCCCTTTATTAGACGTTTGATTGAATCCTTGACGCCAGGCATTAAAATAGGGAATGTTGAGATTATATCTTCCTCTAATATAAGCTTTTTTTGGCTGCGAGTTCTTCGGATAATTCGCTTACTTGTTCTCTTTTTATTATTATTTAATTATGCAACATTTGTACTTCGTTTATTTCCCTGGACAAGAGTTTTTGGCGAGAGTATTTTAGGTTATTTTTATCAATCATTAGAACTGGTTTTATCGTCCATTGGCCAATATCTTCCCAATGCCTTTATTATTGCCATAATCATTTTTATAACCTACTACTTAATCGGGCTAATCAAGCCCTTTTTTACAGCAATAGAAAGAGGAAATCTGGTTATTCCTGGTTTTTATACTGATTGGGCTAAACCGACTTACAATATCCTATTAGTCATAATTATTGCCATAGCAGCAATAGTTGCTTTTCCCTATTTGCCCGGTTTTGATTCCCCTGCTTTCCGAGGTGTTTCTGTGTTTCTAGGTCTTCTTTTATCCCTTGGTTCTACTTCGGCGATCGCCAATGTTATCGGGGGAATTATTCTTATCTATACCCGTGCCTTTCGCATCGGAGATCACATTCAGGTAGGAGAGGTAATTGGCGATCTAATTGAAAAAAACTTCCTAGTCATTCGCATTTGCACTCCCACTAATAAAATCATTACTATTCCTAACTCATCTTTATTAAGTAGTAATGTGATTAACTTTAGTATTTCCTCGCGGGAATTAAACAAAAATCTAATTATTCAGACAACGATTACCCTAGGGTACGATCTGCCTTGGCGAAAAGCCCACAAAACCTTAATTGAAGCTGCTCTAGAAACTGAGCATATTCTCAAAGAACCCGCACCTTTTGTCCTGCAAACTAGCCTAGATAATTTTTACATCAGTTATCAATTAAACGCTTACACTAACCAACCCAATTTGATGGTAATAATTTATTCAGAACTCCATCAAAATATTCAAGACAAGTGTAATGAAGCTGGGATTGAGATTCTCTCTCCCAGTTACACCTCCCTACGAGATGGAAATACAACAACCATTCCCGAAAATTATTTACCTTCCGATTATGTTGCGCCTCCCTTTCGTGTTCAATCTTCAGACAATCAAGAAAACAACACATTTTGA
- a CDS encoding DUF1345 domain-containing protein — MISAWLARQLIYSQEYAVRYYHDGKGLVFPNCDRPNWTEFLYQGFCMAACYQTSNTSINSTAMRRLVATQGMLSYFLSVSIIAIIFGMIGN; from the coding sequence ATTATTAGTGCTTGGTTAGCCAGACAACTGATCTACAGCCAAGAATATGCAGTGCGCTACTATCATGATGGTAAAGGCCTAGTTTTTCCCAATTGCGATCGACCCAATTGGACGGAATTTCTCTATCAAGGTTTTTGTATGGCGGCTTGTTATCAAACCTCCAATACAAGTATTAATAGTACGGCGATGCGGCGACTGGTAGCAACCCAAGGGATGCTTTCCTATTTTTTATCCGTCTCGATTATTGCTATTATTTTTGGAATGATTGGTAATTGA